The Apium graveolens cultivar Ventura chromosome 11, ASM990537v1, whole genome shotgun sequence genome has a window encoding:
- the LOC141696690 gene encoding uncharacterized protein LOC141696690, whose amino-acid sequence MLVISLSFLKNNFFFFRYLFSMKFSYSSSPSSASYTTTNYDDNVCQSKPTAGCIHGILRRFLCFNTSLPTHPFNAESAISCRSREDAESDIGEASSAATPGLVARLMGLDSMPMVNHKDLNLVRRTKSMDSLRDAELVQRKHRHVKSTLSFRDAPTFLELEDEEFFILSFEHRAKNKDYLRTKTRKCDSGFSEMRTKRSEIKNGDKKQSRQSDKENQETNHVLDNNSKHLRTVLCPHKDCHRNSCSPEIAKQQIKKPINKVETSGGRLRKKKKDKNCSPVKEVEAECDSENTSPVSVLEFSELPIEFEVPSSVNKARLTSSNSRRILFEELKNYNSTPSIGSRINNNDQESTRGAEIWKRLMKHGQDNAEMWEEGCNFAETDMKQTKWMYTGVLDGVEFDEISATFESEILDQLLQELVDQENNESFENG is encoded by the exons ATGTTGGTAATAAGTTTgagttttttaaaaaataatttcttCTTCTTTCGATATTTATTTTCGATGAAATTCTCGTATAGTTCCTCCCCATCTTCAGCCTCTTACACTACTACCAATTATGATGACAATGTTTGTCAATCCAAGCCTACTGCAGGCTGCATTCACGGCATTTTACGACGCTTTTTGTGCTTTAATACTAGCCTCCCAACTCACCCCTTCAATGCAGAGTCTGCCATTTCTTGTCGATCTCGAGAAGACGCAGAATCTGATATTGGAGAGGCATCATCTGCTGCTACCCCGGGTTTAGTAGCAAGGCTAATGGGATTGGATTCGATGCCAATGGTTAATCACAAGGATCTTAATTTGGTTAGGCGAACAAAATCAATGGATTCTTTGAGAGATGCTGAGTTGGTGCAACGGAAGCATAGGCATGTAAAGAGTACATTGTCATTTCGCGATGCCCCGACATTCCTAGAGCTAGAGGATGAAGAGTTCTTCATTCTTAGCTTCGAGCATCGAGCTAAAAACAAGGACTACTTGAGAACAAAAACTAGAAAATGTGACTCGGGCTTTTCAGAAATGAGGACAAAAAGATCAGAGATCAAGAATGGAGACAAGAAGCAGAGCAGACAAAGTGACaaagaaaatcaagaaaccaatcATGTTTTAGATAACAATTCAAAACATTTAAGAACTGTTCTTTGTCCCCATAAGGATTGTCATCGAAATTCATGTTCCCCGGAGATTGCAAAGCAGCAGATCAAGAAGCCAATTAACAAAGTAGAAACTAGTGGCGGTAGATTAcgaaagaaaaagaaagataaGAATTGTTCTCCAGTGAAGGAAGTGGAAGCAGAATGTGATTCTGAAAATACAAGTCCAGTCTCAGTTCTTGAATTTTCTGAGCTACCTATTGAGTTTGAAGTTCCTTCTTCAG TAAACAAAGCAAGGTTGACAAGTTCAAATTCGCGAAGGATATTATTTGAGGAGCTGAAAAACTACAATTCAACTCCATCAATCggtagcagaatcaacaacaatGACCAGGAATCGACGAGAGGTGCCGAAATTTGGAAGAGATTAATGAAGCATGGTCAGGATAATGCTGAAATGTGGGAAGAAGGATGCAATTTTGCTGAAACAGATATGAAACAAACCAAGTGGATGTACACTGGAGTACTGGATGGTGTAGAATTCGATGAGATAAGTGCAACTTTTGAGTCTGAAATTCTTGATCAGTTGTTACAGGAGCTAGTGGATCAG GAGAACAATGAAAGTTTTGAAAATGGATGA
- the LOC141696692 gene encoding putative carboxylesterase 1 isoform X1, translating into MDFTDEILHDFSPSFRVFKDGRIERLLGNDTVPASVDLSTGVRSKDVTINANSGVSARLYMPKSVDTDQKFPLVVYFHGGAFVVDTAFSPLYHTHLNNLVAEANIVVVSVDYRRVPEHPLPIAYEDSWDAVQWVASHSSRNGQETWLNMYADFQSFFLAGDSAGANIAHNMAVRAGSDNPDGLTVSGVVLVHPFLWAKEAVAGQLINPESRAFAEKLWLCVNPCSSGLDDPLINPDPRNFTLGCKRVIIFVAEREVFKHWGFYYKELVEQIRWGGKVEVLETKDEDHLFHIYDPTTHKAKSLVKSIASFLNEGKTG; encoded by the coding sequence ATGGATTTTACAGATGAGATTCTCCATGACTTCTCCCCTTCATTTCGAGTTTTCAAAGATGGCCGTATAGAACGCTTGTTAGGAAATGATACGGTTCCTGCATCAGTAGATCTGAGCACAGGCGTTCGATCCAAGGACGTGACTATCAATGCCAACTCCGGTGTTTCTGCAAGACTCTACATGCCAAAATCCGTTGACACGGATCAGAAATTTCCTCTTGTAGTCTATTTTCATGGAGGTGCTTTTGTGGTTGATACTGCCTTCTCACCTCTTTATCATACTCACCTCAACAATCTTGTGGCAGAAGCAAATATAGTCGTAGTCTCAGTTGACTATCGTAGAGTGCCAGAACATCCTTTACCAATTGCCTACGAAGATTCATGGGATGCAGTACAATGGGTTGCATCTCATTCGTCAAGAAACGGTCAAGAGACATGGCTAAATATGTATGCTGATTTTCAAAGTTTTTTCCTTGCTGGTGACAGTGCAGGTGCTAATATAGCACATAACATGGCTGTCCGGGCTGGCTCGGATAATCCAGATGGTTTAACTGTGTCTGGTGTTGTTTTGGTGCATCCATTTCTTTGGGCTAAAGAAGCCGTGGCTGGCCAACTTATTAACCCGGAAAGCAGAGCCTTTGCTGAGAAGTTGTGGCTTTGTGTCAACCCGTGTAGTAGCGGGTTAGATGACCCCTTAATAAACCCGGATCCAAGGAATTTTACTCTTGGATGCAAGAGAGTTATAATTTTTGTGGCTGAGAGAGAGGTTTTTAAGCATTGGGGATTTTATTACAAAGAGTTAGTGGAACAAATTAGATGGGGAGGAAAAGTTGAAGTTTTGGAGACAAAAGATGAGGATCATCTTTTTCATATCTATGATCCCACCACTCACAAAGCCAAGTCTTTAGTCAAGTCAATCGCATCTTTCCTGAATGAAGGTAAAACAGGGTGA
- the LOC141696692 gene encoding putative carboxylesterase 1 isoform X2: protein MPKSVDTDQKFPLVVYFHGGAFVVDTAFSPLYHTHLNNLVAEANIVVVSVDYRRVPEHPLPIAYEDSWDAVQWVASHSSRNGQETWLNMYADFQSFFLAGDSAGANIAHNMAVRAGSDNPDGLTVSGVVLVHPFLWAKEAVAGQLINPESRAFAEKLWLCVNPCSSGLDDPLINPDPRNFTLGCKRVIIFVAEREVFKHWGFYYKELVEQIRWGGKVEVLETKDEDHLFHIYDPTTHKAKSLVKSIASFLNEGKTG, encoded by the coding sequence ATGCCAAAATCCGTTGACACGGATCAGAAATTTCCTCTTGTAGTCTATTTTCATGGAGGTGCTTTTGTGGTTGATACTGCCTTCTCACCTCTTTATCATACTCACCTCAACAATCTTGTGGCAGAAGCAAATATAGTCGTAGTCTCAGTTGACTATCGTAGAGTGCCAGAACATCCTTTACCAATTGCCTACGAAGATTCATGGGATGCAGTACAATGGGTTGCATCTCATTCGTCAAGAAACGGTCAAGAGACATGGCTAAATATGTATGCTGATTTTCAAAGTTTTTTCCTTGCTGGTGACAGTGCAGGTGCTAATATAGCACATAACATGGCTGTCCGGGCTGGCTCGGATAATCCAGATGGTTTAACTGTGTCTGGTGTTGTTTTGGTGCATCCATTTCTTTGGGCTAAAGAAGCCGTGGCTGGCCAACTTATTAACCCGGAAAGCAGAGCCTTTGCTGAGAAGTTGTGGCTTTGTGTCAACCCGTGTAGTAGCGGGTTAGATGACCCCTTAATAAACCCGGATCCAAGGAATTTTACTCTTGGATGCAAGAGAGTTATAATTTTTGTGGCTGAGAGAGAGGTTTTTAAGCATTGGGGATTTTATTACAAAGAGTTAGTGGAACAAATTAGATGGGGAGGAAAAGTTGAAGTTTTGGAGACAAAAGATGAGGATCATCTTTTTCATATCTATGATCCCACCACTCACAAAGCCAAGTCTTTAGTCAAGTCAATCGCATCTTTCCTGAATGAAGGTAAAACAGGGTGA